GAGGCTGCTTCTTCAGCTGTTGATACATACGGCCAAGATATTCGCCGATGATGCCGAGAAGCATCGCATTGATGCTGATCGATGCCAGGCTGAGAGCGGCCAGTGTGGCAAAGCCTGCCGGCCATTGCGAGCGGAAGATCAGCTTTGCCGAGGTGTAGCCGATGATCGATATCAACGTGATCACCGAGATGATAAGTCCGAAGTAGGTGGAGAGACGGAGCGGCACCACAGAATGATTCAGGATTCCATCCAGCGCGAGCGACACCAACTTTGAAAACGGGAATTTACTCTCTCCGCGAAGCCTGGCATTGCGGCTGTACGGTATTCCAACCTGCTTGAAGCCCATCGTGGCGATGGTGCCGCGCAAGTAGGGTTGAGCGTCTTCGAAGCTCTTGAGGAGATCGATGATGCGCCGGCTGATCAGACGAAAGTCGCCCGCATCGACCGGAATCTTCTCTTCGCTGAGTCGATCGATCAGACGATAGAAGATGATTCTTTGCAGATTGAGAAGCCAGGACTCCTGCCGTTTGATGCGGACGCCATAGACGACATCGGCTCCCTGCTGCCACTCCTGCAAAAATGTCGCGATCAACTCGGGAGGATCCTGGAGGTCAACGTCAAGCTGGATCGCTGCGTCGCCACGCGCGCGGGTGTAACCTGTCATGATCGAGCGCTGGAATCCGAAGTTTCTCGAGAATCGATAGGCATGGACCCGGCTATCTCGCGCGGCGAGATCCCGCAGCAGGGGAAAGGTCTGATCAGAGCTGTGATTGTCGGTGAAGACAAATTCGAACCGGTATAAGTCCTCTAGTTTTCCCGTCTCAGCGCACACGGCATCGTAGAAAGGAAGGATGTTCGCCTCCTCGTTGAAGACAGGCACTACGATTGAAATAAGCGGCTTTACCGGGGTCAAAGAGGCTCTCTTCCTGCTCTCTACTTTAGTGTGGTTTCAGCTAAAGTCAACAATCACGAACGGACTTCCAGGTTTTGGTGAGGCCCTCTTCCAGGGAGATGGCTGGACGCCAGTTGAGAGCGGAAAAAGTTGTCTCTGCAATCGGTTCGTAGGAAAAGATCTCGCCTGTCTTATACGGAAGGGCTCCGTAGCGAATGAGCCCGTGGCGCCGTGTGATGCGCTCGATCCGTTCCAGGCAATCTCTCACCGTAACCACTTCACCAGAGGCCAGGTTGAAGGAACGACCCTCGACGCCCTCTCTTACAAGAGCGCTGACGACACCCTTTGCTACATCCTCCACGTGGATAAAGTCGCGTGTCTGCCTGCCTTCGGTGACTGCAATCTCTTTTCCTTCGAAGAGCGATTGCAGCACCTGTGGGATGAGCATGCGCGGAGCCTGAAAGGGGCCATAGACGACCGATGGCCTGAGAACCACGACAGGAAGCTGAAAGGCGCGATGAAACATCCTGGCATAGGCTGTGATCGCCGCCTTGCTGGCGCCGTAGGGCGAGGCGGGGTCCGATGCGGTGTTCTCATCGAAGGGTCCGGTGACTGGACCGAACTCCTCACCCGAGCCGAGGAGGATAAGCCGCTTCACCTGCATCTCTGCGCAAGCCGTCATAAGATCGAGCGAGGGAAGCAGATTCGTCTCGAGCGTGCTTCGAACCGCTTCGGCGCTGCGATTTGTCGTTACCGCTGCGTGAAGATGGACCACGTAGTCGGGTTTCGCGGATTGAACCGATTCTGCCAGCTTGTCCGGCCGGTCGAACCAGAGCGTTTCGATGGATCTGGCTGGGTGTTCGGGACGACGAGCGGTGCGGCTGCGGTCGGCGACGGCAATGACGGTTGCGTCGGCTCTCTGAAGCTGATCGACAACATAGCCTCCGAGGAAGCCGGTCGCCCCGGTAACGACGACTCTCTTCCCGGAGAGGTCTGCACTTCTCAACATCTGCCTCCGCTGACTACAGCTTCGAAGATTTCTAGGATTTCGAAGATGAGACTCATTTGCATCTCGCTCGCACCATATTAGATGAACTAAAGTTGCGCGTCGGAGCCTTGTCGAGTGAATCGTCTGATGACCCGCCGCTCAGCGCAGCGAACGGTTGCGTGCAGCCAGGTGAGGGTGGGATCGCTGAGGATACAGGCGGCATTGCACCAGACCCACCTTTGCCGGTAGACTTGTCATAGCTGGGCAGGATCTCCAAGTCTTCTGAGAAATGCCCGGTTACAGATCACTATCGATGGATGTGCGCTCTTCGCATCTCGCGCCTGCTGGTGTTGCGGCTGCCATCGATAGGTTAGTTACAGTTCCTCAGACTGCAATTAACACCACACTGGCACCGCTGCTTTGGCCACGCCAAAGACAAGGTCCAGGGTGATTGATAGAAATGCGGAGAGGTGGCAGAGCCCGGTTGAATGCACCTGACTCGAAATCAGACATAGGCGTAAGTCTATCGGGGGTTCGAATCCCTCCCTCTCCGCCATTCAACCTGTTCCCGGACATCAGGTCTTCCGTCGCCATTTCGCACTCAGAAAAACTGCCGCACCGCCACCGACAAGTAGAAAAGTTGAGCCGAGTATCTTGGCGATCGCCAATCCTTTGTGCGGTTCGTCGTCAGGCGGAACGAGAGCCAGAACAATCGTCAGCAACGTAGTAATCAGCCCGACAGAGGCGAGTAGAACTGCAACTGCCCTTCCGCCCGGAAACCGTATTCCTCCGCGGGGAAAAGGTTCGCGCTGCAACCTGATCATCGCCAGGAAGAGAAAGACAAATGGGATGAAGTAGGTGACGATCGACATGCTTACGAGCAGATCGTAAGCGCTCTGCACCGTGCTGCCGGCCTGGCTCAGCAACGCACAGAGCATTCCCGCAACACCATAAAAGATGATCGCGATCCATGGTGTTCCCCACCTTGCATGGACGCGTCCGAAGGCCTTAGGCAGGTATCGGTCGATGCCGGCCACAAAGGGTAGCCGCGAGGTGGAGGAGAGGAAGGAAGCGGCTCCTCCGATGCTGTTGA
The Edaphobacter lichenicola genome window above contains:
- a CDS encoding glycosyltransferase family 2 protein translates to MTPVKPLISIVVPVFNEEANILPFYDAVCAETGKLEDLYRFEFVFTDNHSSDQTFPLLRDLAARDSRVHAYRFSRNFGFQRSIMTGYTRARGDAAIQLDVDLQDPPELIATFLQEWQQGADVVYGVRIKRQESWLLNLQRIIFYRLIDRLSEEKIPVDAGDFRLISRRIIDLLKSFEDAQPYLRGTIATMGFKQVGIPYSRNARLRGESKFPFSKLVSLALDGILNHSVVPLRLSTYFGLIISVITLISIIGYTSAKLIFRSQWPAGFATLAALSLASISINAMLLGIIGEYLGRMYQQLKKQPLTIIEDVAGVAEGDNLSLTSTVTNSLSGN
- a CDS encoding NAD-dependent epimerase/dehydratase family protein — its product is MLRSADLSGKRVVVTGATGFLGGYVVDQLQRADATVIAVADRSRTARRPEHPARSIETLWFDRPDKLAESVQSAKPDYVVHLHAAVTTNRSAEAVRSTLETNLLPSLDLMTACAEMQVKRLILLGSGEEFGPVTGPFDENTASDPASPYGASKAAITAYARMFHRAFQLPVVVLRPSVVYGPFQAPRMLIPQVLQSLFEGKEIAVTEGRQTRDFIHVEDVAKGVVSALVREGVEGRSFNLASGEVVTVRDCLERIERITRRHGLIRYGALPYKTGEIFSYEPIAETTFSALNWRPAISLEEGLTKTWKSVRDC